caagttctgacagatgttcgctatgtacccagcttgaagaaaaatctcatctcattaggggccctagaatctaaagggctcacaatcactttgagagatggattactaaaggtagtagctggggtattgacggtgatgaaaggcactagaagaaataacttgtactatttaaatggaagtacagttattggatcaacatcaacagcttctgcgaaagatgcagattcagaggctaccaggttatggcataggcgattgggacatgctggtgaaaaagctttgcagactttggcgaagcaaggcttgttgaaaggtgcaaattcttgcaaattggaattctgtgaacattgtgttctgggcaagcagacgagggtaaaatttgattcgcaattcacaatacgaaaggaattctggactatgttcacagtgatgtgtggggacctaccaaagtggcttctttgggaggtatgcactattttgtcacttttcttgatgattattcaagaaaagtatgggtgtatctaatgaaaagaaaaaatgaagttttggatgcatttctgaagtggaagaagatggtggagactcagacaggtcgaaaggtcaaacgacttcgatcagataatggtactgagtacaaaaatgatccatttctacaagtatgtcaagatgagggcattgtgcgacacttcactgttcgagatacaccacagcagaatggggtggcagaacgcatgaatcggactatactggagaaagttcgatgtatgttgtccaatgctggattgggcaaggaattttgggctgaggcagttacatatgcgtgccatctaattaaccgattgccatcagctgcaataaatggaaaaactcctatggagatgtggactggtaaacctgctactgattatgattctttacatatttttggttccactgcatattatcatgtaaaagaatctaagttagacccaagagcaaagaaagcattattcatgggtataactggtggtgtaaaaggatactgtttctggtgtcctgatacaaggaagattgttttcagtagagatgtaacttttgatgaatcaaccatgatgaagaacgaggattcacaaaaggatgacaaaaccagtagtactttgcagcaggtggagtttgaaaaggttaatgatgatccagctaatattgaaagaacaaatgatgaagaagtttcgacccaagaacttctacagcaacaagattcaattgcatataggaggccaagaagagagattcgtaagcctgctctctttgatgatatggtggcctatgcacttccaattgcagatgatgatgttccttccacttacacagaagcaataagtaactctgatggtgtaaagtggaagcaagctatgaatgaagaaatgcagtctcttcataaaaataggacttgggagttggtgagactgcccaagggaaagaaggcaattggatgcaaatgggtatatgcaaagaaggaaggatttcctggtaaaaatgaaattcgatacaaggctagattggtagcaaagggttacgctcagaaagaaggaatagactacaatgaagtgttttctccagttgtgaagcattcgtctattcggattttgctagccttggttgcgcaatatgatcttgaactagttcagcttgatgtgaagaccgcgtttttatacggtgatttggaagaggaaatctatatgactcagccagatggattcaaggttgctggaaaagaaaattgggtttgcaaactgacaaagtcgctttatggattgaagcaatctccgaggcagtggtacaagcgatttgatcagttcatgaaagggcaaaggtacacaagaagtaaatttgatcattgcgtgtattttcagaagctacaagaaagaactttcatatacttgctcttatatgttgatgatatgctaatagcatctaagagcaaagttgagattgaaagattgaagactcaactcaatctcgagtttgagatgaaagatctaggagaagctaaaaagattctcggcatagaaatatgtagagatagagctcatggcagagttagcttgtctcagaagcagtatttgaagaaagtactacagcagtttggcatgaacgagcagaccaaacctgtaagtaccccgttggcttctcatttcaagctttctgcacaactatctccttcgacgaatacggaacgagaatacatgttgcaagttccgtattctaatgcagtgggtagcttgatgtatgcaatggtgtgtacaagacccgacatttcacaggcagttagtatagtgagcaggtatatgcataatcctggaaacggacattggcaagctgtgaaatagattctacggtatattcagaagaccgtggatgttggattactgttcaagcaggataatacacttggtaaaggtgttattgggtacgttgattctgactatgccggtgatttggacaagcgaagatcaaccaccggttatgtgtttacacttgctggaggaccaataagttggaagtctacactacagtctacagttgcattgtcaaccacagaagccgagtacatggctgtaacagaggctgtaaaggaggctatttggttacaaggtatggctaaaaccttggggttggttcaggagcatattaacgtgtattgtgatagtcaaagtgctattcatttagcaaagaatcaagtctatcatgcacgtacaaaacatatcgacgtacgattccattttgtgcgggaaattattgaagaggggaaaatttgtcttcagaagatcaagactgcaaataatcccgcagatatgatgaccaaggtggtaacagcaaccaagttcgaacattgtttgaacttgattaatatcctgcaagtttaacagttgaagaaggcactatcaagtattgttgtcaaaggcagaaagaattgtgtgaagataagattatcctaatcaaatcttcaaggtggagattattggaacccacccattgtttgaaaagtcaaaaagggtgggcaccgaaagtagaaagtaagattggttggcaagttgggttaaaagttggcatgggataattgcaattttggtccctaattgtatagggacattgcaagttgatccttaaacctcaactataaataggcctaaccatttcttactttcttcatcccacacttgccattctctacttaaggcaattgttctctctccctatttgtaaactttcacttgtatttttggagtgaaatatatttggtagtgcccgaggacgtaggcaaaatttactgaacctcgttaaaattctagtgttctttattttttgttctgcatattttgcaagtgtcattgtagtgatttattgtgctattaaattacgatagagggatattctggctaggaaagatctggtatgtaagcgatcctcgtgatccacctctctttcctgggaattgaacttagtgtgattttttagtacaataattttactctttcacacgcttccgcgcaacaaggGCTTTAGCAGACAGTGTGCTTCCATCAGCATCAATGGATCTCCCTGCTTTGATCAGCAATTTCAAGAACCAAGGCTTGAACACGAGAGATCTTGTAGCTCTCTCCGGTGGCCACACCATCGGATTGTCACAATGTGTTATCTTTAGGAACAGGATTTACAATGCTACCAATATTGATCCTGCTTTTGCCAAGGAGCGTAGAGCAACTTGCCCACGAACCGGTGGAAACACTAACCTCGCTCCTTTTGACCCAACACCTGCTCGATTCGACACTGCATACTTCAAGAACTTGGTGAAGGaaattgttaacattaatggaagacaattaataatggttgccattaacattaatgggagacaatcaataatgacaaccaccaactttggaaaagtggcaggggataatttttttttggtccttgaaataatgggctatttattgtttggtccttgaacctcaactataaataggccttctcatttctcatttcaattcatcccaaccaatctttctctcttagttttctctcttctcccatttgagaattctcaaggaattctatttgtttgtaatattttggagatagtaaagttatcatctggttttagtagcccgaggacgtaggtataatttaccgaacctcgttaaaactcttgtgttctttttgtcctatttttctttcaatatttgagggtataatagtagtatttaattgtgctattaaattacgttagaaggaatattctgactaaggcaagacttggtatttaagagatccttgtgatccacctctcttccctgggaattgaactttgtgtgattttttagtacaataatttacacgcttccgaccctattggaacaacagaaAGGGGGTTACTCACCTCTGATCAAGCACTTTTCAGTGGTGGGTCGACCGATAAACTTGTGGAGACTTACAGCAAGAATCTCGATGCTTTTTGGGTTGATTTTGGAAAGTCTATGATTAAGATGGGTAACATCAAGCCTTTGACGGGAAATCAAGGACAAATTCGTGTCAACTGCAAAAAGGTGAATTAATAAATATGTTGTGCTATTTATGGATTGTCCAACtgattaaattttattgttttgttgttAATTGTTGTGTTCATTGTTGTGGAAATTAAACCACGTGAAAGAATTGTTAGATAATATATCTTgaatcatttgattcatttcattGTAatcattgaaaaataaaaataaaatatttaaagtttactCTCTGTCAACTAATTGTAGGATTActgttaaaatatgaaaatgagtACAAAGTATTTTCTCATTTCCAGCAAAGAGATTGACACAAGAATTGATTTTTTTGATATTGAAATACCTTGGAGTTCTCTCAAACCAACCACAATGACTACTCATAATTGCTGCATCTCAGCTATGGCCTCTCAAAGCCACATATCTCTCGATTTTCACACTTGTGCCTTCAAGAAATAGAAAGTCTCCCTCGCTGGTCACCACAACatgggttttattttatttcattttttagttGTGATCTCATTTGGAGAGCTTAttgatttggtttttttttaagtaCATTGTTAGAGGAGGAAGACATTTGTTTAAGTTactaaaaaacaattttttcatTTGATGGGTACAAGGCCTCTCAATTTGCCTCTGGTTTGATGCTTACAATAGCATCGTGTGCGTTGTGTTATATAGTTTTTTGTTTGTGGTATCCATGTATTATCGTATAAAATACTTTGCATCTTCACTCAACTACGGAAACAAAAGGTATTTGCTAACGTATTTTGCTTCTTGTAATAGCTGTATATAAAATATTGTTGCCCCTGCAACATGGGTTGCTGTTTA
This window of the Gossypium hirsutum isolate 1008001.06 chromosome A09, Gossypium_hirsutum_v2.1, whole genome shotgun sequence genome carries:
- the LOC107928493 gene encoding cationic peroxidase 1, yielding MGMAPRFNFLLHAFLCLALATTSFSLSPKFYDNLCPQALPAIKRIVEAAVHREPRMGASLLRLHFHDCFVNGCDGSLLLDSTSAFEIEKNARGNFNSVRGFEVVDQIKAEVDRVCGRPVVSCADILAVAARDSVLALGGPRWKVRLGRRDSTTAMEEDADSVLPSASMDLPALISNFKNQGLNTRDLVALSGGHTIGLSQCVIFRNRIYNATNIDPAFAKERRATCPRTGGNTNLAPFDPTPARFDTAYFKNLVKERGLLTSDQALFSGGSTDKLVETYSKNLDAFWVDFGKSMIKMGNIKPLTGNQGQIRVNCKKVN